The Macadamia integrifolia cultivar HAES 741 chromosome 3, SCU_Mint_v3, whole genome shotgun sequence genome segment aaatcgaaaccggctcaaaacccggaccgaaaccgaaaccaaaccggtaagaaaccgaaacactccaaaattcattaaaaaaattaaaatttgaatagttttgtatacatttgtatggaaaatctaattcaaactagaccaaaaatcaaaaccaacccggttacaaatcgatttaagaaatcgaagttcaacaattcatcatttggttgtttcctaatggctccataccggtttaaaaaaccgatccaaaccgaaatgaacctaataaatccaaaccggtaccaacccgaacccaaaccgcaccgaaaccgacaccggaccgaaaccgataaatccttattgggtcggtttcggtcacttccaaactcacaccgaaaccggtggaaccggaccgaaaccgcaccgacccggaccgttgacacccctaagtatGAGGCCTGCATGGGTCAGGCCTGCTTGATGGGTACTAAAACCTAACTGACTAATCCAGACCTAAAGAAATAGAGCACATAATTGGATGAAGCAGTCAAGTTAAATATTAGTCGTGCCCTCCATTCAATCTCTTACATGGGACCCATCTAAGTCAAGTTAATTAATATTTACCCTCCATCAAATCTCTTATGTGGGACCCATCTAACATTAGATCTTGATACATTGATCATTGAACATGTAAACAAATCTGTAGCAATGGCAACAGTATCCATTTTGTTGCGGTAAGATTTAATGGAGTTGAACTGAACTGAAACACTTGCATTGATCTGTTAAACTTCAAAACCCATTTTGTTGCAATAAGACTTAATGGAGTTGAACTGAACTGAAACACTTTCACTGATCTGTTAATCTTCAAAACTCACATCTTTGGATGCATATTATTGTTTTTCTCAAGGGACTATTATATCATCCACTATGGAGGATAATACAAATTTCAGAGTCATTCATGAGATTTTAAATTGGATCCTCTCCAGCGGATTGTACACTCCAaccccatctcacaccatccatggggTGTAGGGACCACACCCAGAGGTGATCCCCACACCCAACCATTGGTGTGAGATGAGATTTGAGGGTTTCAGCTGGTGAGAGGATTGGGGTTCCATCCgaatttggatcctctcaaGCTGGCAGAACCCTCCAACTCCATTTCACACCATCCATGAGTGTGGTCCTCCACACTACGAGGACCACACCACCACACCATAGAGGTGATCCTCACACAACAGGGATGGTGTGAAATGGGGTTGAAGGGTATGGCCGGCAGGAGATGACAGAATATACAAATAATAAAAAGCATATATAAGCCCTTGGGCatcaattgaaatttataaggttcactcttctcttctccttgacAAAGAGAGCATCTGTTACAGGAAGCATTgttagagaaaaaggaagatttCTTCCAAGTTTTTAGCATGGCTAGTGGTGATGCTTTTGCCAAGTGTCTCCTTCAAAGTGAATCCCTTGTAGAGGTCTGTAGTCCCTTTCCCCATCCTTTACAGTACCATACAATATATGAAAAAGTTGACTACTTCACAGTTTGTATTTCTCCCCAAGTATATGCTAGTCATCATGTGAAGCATATGAAGATAGAAATTTTCTAGCTTTTTTGTATCTGTTCTACTATCACCTtaaaccttttttatttttattttgcagtACATCTTGGAAACAAGTGTTTATCCAAGAGAGCATGAGCAGCTCAAGGAGATAAGGCAAGCCACTATTGACAAATTTGGCTACAAGTAAGTCCTAACTTGAGAAGAGAGAGGGTTGGGGATTCTATGGTGATCTTTTTAACTAGGAAAAGAAGCCATTGATGATAACTCTCTTATTCATGTATGTGCGTGTGTATAGGAGCGAGATGTTGGTCCCAGCTGATGAAGGGCAGTTCTTGTCAATGCTTTTGAAGATTATGAACCCTAAGAAGACGATCGAGATCGGAGTTTTCACTGGTTATTCTCTTCTAACTACTGCCCTTGCATTGGGAGATGATGTCAAGGTATGAGAACCTACCTTGCATATTAATGGTGCTTCATTATTCTCGATCCATTAATTTCTCACTTTAGAATGCGTTTTAGACCTAAAATCTATTCCGAAAATACATATCAAACACAGTtcaagcaaaattttcaatttctcaaATAAAGCATCTTTCACCTCCCCTATAGCTACAAGTTTAATATTTTTAAGtgaattaaattttttaataacAATATATGGATGATTTTATCTTGGCAGATAACAGCAATTGACCCAAGTAGAGAAGCCTATGAGACTGGATTGCCATTCATTAAAAAGGCTGGTGTGGAACACAAGATCAACTTTATGGAATCATTGGCAATGCCAGTTTTAGATGAGATGTTGGCTAGTGTAAGtcctaataaatttttttttctgtcttttCTTATTCTAAAGTTCCATAAATTCATGATCTGTGCCATATCtattcaaaaccctagtttggTTGGTTTGACCAAATGATTTGGGTGAGTTAGGCAAAAACCTatccaagcccaacccaacgaAATCCCAATAAGTGGGCTGATACTTTGGGCCTCTTGTTGGATTGggctgaaaaaataaaacacaaagTTGTGTTGGGTTTATTTCATGGTCTAATTAACTGATTTTGGATTTATTATATAGAATAGgactaagttttccttcaccctcCACACCATTGGTGTTGTGACATTATGATTGGACTCTAGATTCATTATTTAGTTCCCCCTccctctattgtttatgatctCAAATACCCTTATCTAGTCTAATCAAAGGGTCAGATGCGGTGATAAAGAGGTTCCCTCTTCACCATGAATGGAGAGAAACTTGGTCTTTTAAAACAAAAGGGTAAGTTATTTTTGCATTGCACTTTATAGATATGATTTACTTGTTTGGATTTATTTGTGCTGGATGATGCTGTCCATATCATTCAGAATGGAAATCTACATTCATTCCCTACccaacacaacccaacccaactcaactGAACTGGGAAAACCTGTGCTAAGCTGTAGgcataaattttttcttttaaatgggCTCAGATTGGACAATCTCAAGCCCGAGATCAGGTTGGGAACGGGCCAATCCTCCACCATGGCCAACCCAGCAGACGTCCACTATTTATTTTAAAGATCCTTTTAGGTGACACTATGTCACTAAAATATAACACTTCATTATTTGCCACTTGGCAGTACATGAGTTAGTGCATATAATGGAAAACTCTACATATATCTCAATGGCCAAATTTTCGTCCAATGTAAGTAAAATTACAATTACCAAAATTCCATCAAATGGAGATgaacataaaatattttaactACTTTCTCTACTTATTTTAAGCTGAAATTATATCAATCAAATGCTTGCGCGAtcttctatcacatggactaataGTAAAGCTTTAAAAAATTAcgtaaaatatcattttcatgaaaaaaattcaTGTAAATTTTCATGTCTTTATGCTTTGTAG includes the following:
- the LOC122074662 gene encoding putative caffeoyl-CoA O-methyltransferase At1g67980 isoform X2 translates to MASGDAFAKCLLQSESLVEYILETSVYPREHEQLKEIRQATIDKFGYKSEMLVPADEGQFLSMLLKIMNPKKTIEIGVFTGYSLLTTALALGDDVKGEEMEFEFAFVDADKYNYIKYHERLIKLVKIGGVIAYDNTLWFGSVAYEENKGMPERLLIQRSSIVELNSYLASDSRIELSQISIGDGVTLCRRIR
- the LOC122074662 gene encoding caffeoyl-CoA O-methyltransferase-like isoform X1, whose product is MASGDAFAKCLLQSESLVEYILETSVYPREHEQLKEIRQATIDKFGYKSEMLVPADEGQFLSMLLKIMNPKKTIEIGVFTGYSLLTTALALGDDVKITAIDPSREAYETGLPFIKKAGVEHKINFMESLAMPVLDEMLASGEEMEFEFAFVDADKYNYIKYHERLIKLVKIGGVIAYDNTLWFGSVAYEENKGMPERLLIQRSSIVELNSYLASDSRIELSQISIGDGVTLCRRIR